Within Rhodospirillaceae bacterium, the genomic segment CGACCCGAAAGAATTGCCGGACTGCTGGGCATTGCTGCCGCTCCTGACTTTACCGAAGACCTAATGTGGGCCGACTTTACGCCTGAGCAAAGAGTTACGCTTGAACAAGAAGGCCGGGTCGCCATTGGTAACGACTACGATGACGGAGATGACTACATCATCACTCAAAAACTAATTGAGGACGGACGGAAAAATCTTTTATTGCGCGAAGAAATCGCCCTCGATTGTCCCGTTCGTTTAATCCATGGCTTGCAAGACAACGACGTTCCATGGACGACCAGTCAGAAAATTTCTGAATGTCTACGAAGCACCGGCGTCGAAACCACATTTGTTAAAAACGGCGACCATCGGTTGTCTGAACCCCAAGACCTCGACCGACTTCGCGCAACGTTGGACGGGCTGTTGAAGACCGTGGAGGGCCCTTAAGAGGTCTCAACTTTAAGAACAGCGGCGAGACCCCGATGATAGTCTGGGTATGCTAGGCGAACGGATAGTTCCTTTTTTATCAATGTGTTATCGACCCGACGGTTATCCCGCCAAAAACTGAGCGCCATGGGAGACATTGTTTTCTCAGCCTCTTCAAAAGCCACCAAGGGCGGCGTTTCTGCACCCAAAATTTCGCAAGCATATGCCACAACGTCGGCTGGCGATGCAGGGTCATCATCACAAACATTATAGGTGCCACCCGGTCGGGGCCGATCAATGGACGCCCTAAGCACCGTCGCAATGTCATCCACATGGATGCGCGAAAATAGCTGACCGGGCTTGTCCGTCCGAGTCGCATTTCCAGACCGAACCCGATCCAACGGGCTGCGCCCTGGCCCGTAAATTCCAGCCAGTCTGAAAATATGGACAGGGATGTCGTTGTCCCGCCAAAGTTTTATCCAGGCTTTTTCCGCATTTACCCGAAAGCGACTTCTATCTGATGAGGGATTTAGAGGCGCGTTTTCATCAACACTTTCCCCGTCTGTATCGCCGTACACACCTGTCGTTGAAAGATAGCCCAGCCACGTCAAATTTGGCAGCTGCGCGATGTCGGCCCCCAAAAGATCAGCAACAGGGCATCCGTCCCCATCCGGCGGCACGGAAACCAGAACATGAGTGACATCTTCCAACACCTGTGACTCTGTAAACGGTGTTGTGCGATCAAACGGATAAAGATTAACGCCCTCTTTGGTCGGCTGATCCGGGCCGTCTAATCCACGATGTGTCCCCGAAACCCGCCATCCCTGGGCTGAACACGCTCCAGCAAAGACCCCAGCGCTATAGCCCAATCCAAAACAGAATAGGTGGGGTGTCTCGTTCGTCACTAAATTCTCTCCTTCAAAGTCACCTGACAAAGTCACCTGACTTTATCCGTCTGGGTATGCTACAGACAAGGTCATGACCCGATGCCAATTTTCTATCCTCATCCTTTTGCTTGGCATTCTGACCTTGCACGCCACGAACAGCTTTGCAGCCCCAAGGCGCGATTCGGTCAATGCGCGTAAATACGTCCAGTGTATGGAAATGGCACGGGAAGACCCGGATGCCGCGTTTGATTGGGCCATGGATTGGCGAGATATGGGTGGAGAAGAAGCCGCCCAACATTGCATCGGCGTCGCCCTGATCGGTCTAAAACTCTACAACGAAGCTGGAAACCGCCTGGAAGCCCTAGCCCAGGAAATGCAGAGCGATAAGAAGGTGCAGGCTGGAATATTAGCCCAAGCCGCCCAAGCGCGACACTTGGAAGGAAAGCCAACCCGGGCAATTGCCTTAATGAATACGGCTTTAAAAATTTCGCCTGCCAACCCAGACCTGCTGGTAGATCGGGCCACGATGCATGCAGAACGGGGCGATTATATGACGGCCCTCGCTGACTTGAATATCGTCCTGGCCAAGGACCCAACACGAATTGACGCGCTTGTTTTCCGGGCGACAGCGCTCAGGTTTACTGATAAACTGGAGCAAGCGGAAACCGCAATTGTCAGCGCATTGGCCCTGGATGAATATAATCCCGAAGGCCTTCTTGAACGGGGCATTATCCGTCGCTTGAAAGGAGACAAGAACGGTGCCCGACGAGACTGGTTAAAAGTTTTGTCGATTGCCCCTAATTCCA encodes:
- a CDS encoding alpha/beta hydrolase, whose product is MNNLTNCSASTSQKVTREDGKTIAYHSTPGKSPGVVFLTGFVSDMNGDKSLCLEEFCQNRGQAFLRFDYTGHGESSEEFLEGCIGDWASDAIFALDQLTKGPQVLVGSSMGGWIMLLTALARPERIAGLLGIAAAPDFTEDLMWADFTPEQRVTLEQEGRVAIGNDYDDGDDYIITQKLIEDGRKNLLLREEIALDCPVRLIHGLQDNDVPWTTSQKISECLRSTGVETTFVKNGDHRLSEPQDLDRLRATLDGLLKTVEGP
- a CDS encoding SDR family oxidoreductase, translating into MTNETPHLFCFGLGYSAGVFAGACSAQGWRVSGTHRGLDGPDQPTKEGVNLYPFDRTTPFTESQVLEDVTHVLVSVPPDGDGCPVADLLGADIAQLPNLTWLGYLSTTGVYGDTDGESVDENAPLNPSSDRSRFRVNAEKAWIKLWRDNDIPVHIFRLAGIYGPGRSPLDRVRSGNATRTDKPGQLFSRIHVDDIATVLRASIDRPRPGGTYNVCDDDPASPADVVAYACEILGAETPPLVAFEEAEKTMSPMALSFWRDNRRVDNTLIKKELSVRLAYPDYHRGLAAVLKVETS